Proteins co-encoded in one Sporosarcina sp. FSL K6-1522 genomic window:
- a CDS encoding competence/damage-inducible protein A, with translation MRAEIIAVGSELLLGQIMNTNAKFISSRLAEIGVDVHYQTVVGDNSNRLEDVIDIAAKRADVLIFTGGLGPTKDDMTKETIAKHVGCALVSDDEALRYIQSYFERVGRTMTDNNKKQALVLEGATVLANRKGMAPGMAVEKEGIHYILLPGPPHEMEPMFADEAIPYLLGLTGKHEVITSRVLKFYGIGEAELEDRIQAILEKQTNPTVAPLASPDAVTLRLTAKAQTADEALAWIEPVEEEIRSIVGDYIYGIDDDTLSSKVAELLGRNGWTLAAAESLTAGLFMAELAGEPGISASLEGGVVVYNNDVKTEQLGIDAALLAEYGVVSAQCAAALAVNVKRKFGADIGVGLTGAAGPDPHDGKPSGTVWIGIASVDAEPETYKLVLSSSRNANRLRAARFALYYLIKHLRKKEGQN, from the coding sequence ATGAGGGCTGAAATTATTGCGGTTGGTTCAGAGCTGTTGCTTGGACAAATTATGAATACGAATGCGAAATTCATTTCATCGAGATTGGCTGAAATCGGCGTTGATGTGCATTACCAGACGGTGGTCGGTGATAATTCAAATCGTTTAGAGGACGTTATTGACATTGCGGCTAAACGTGCGGATGTACTCATCTTTACGGGGGGGCTTGGGCCGACAAAAGATGATATGACGAAAGAAACAATTGCGAAGCATGTGGGCTGTGCGCTAGTGAGTGATGATGAAGCGCTGCGGTATATTCAAAGCTATTTTGAACGTGTTGGGCGTACCATGACTGACAATAATAAAAAGCAAGCACTTGTGCTGGAAGGTGCGACAGTGCTGGCAAATCGCAAAGGTATGGCACCTGGGATGGCTGTTGAAAAAGAAGGCATCCATTATATTTTATTGCCAGGGCCACCGCATGAAATGGAGCCGATGTTTGCCGACGAAGCGATTCCTTATTTGCTCGGCTTAACGGGGAAACATGAAGTGATTACCTCACGTGTGTTAAAGTTTTATGGAATTGGCGAAGCAGAGCTCGAAGATCGGATTCAGGCGATTTTGGAAAAGCAGACGAATCCGACCGTCGCTCCGCTTGCTAGCCCAGATGCGGTGACGTTACGTTTAACTGCAAAAGCACAGACAGCCGATGAGGCACTTGCATGGATTGAGCCTGTAGAAGAAGAGATTCGTTCGATTGTTGGGGATTATATTTACGGCATAGATGACGATACATTATCGTCAAAGGTAGCGGAGCTATTAGGTCGAAATGGTTGGACGCTGGCGGCTGCGGAAAGTTTAACGGCGGGTCTTTTCATGGCTGAGTTAGCGGGAGAGCCGGGCATTAGCGCCTCGCTCGAAGGTGGCGTAGTGGTGTATAACAACGATGTGAAGACGGAGCAGTTAGGCATCGATGCGGCCTTATTAGCCGAGTATGGCGTCGTGAGTGCACAATGTGCGGCAGCGCTTGCTGTGAATGTTAAACGGAAGTTTGGCGCAGATATTGGCGTCGGTTTGACAGGGGCAGCAGGTCCCGACCCGCATGATGGCAAGCCGTCGGGAACGGTTTGGATAGGGATTGCCTCCGTAGATGCGGAACCGGAAACGTATAAATTGGTTTTATCGAGCTCACGGAATGCGAATCGTCTTCGAGCTGCTCGATTTGCATTGTATTATCTCATCAAGCACCTTCGTAAAAAAGAGGGCCAAAATTAA
- the pgsA gene encoding CDP-diacylglycerol--glycerol-3-phosphate 3-phosphatidyltransferase produces MNLPNKITVSRVLLIPVFMVFMLVDFGLGHVVIAGTTIQTGHFIGGLIFIIASITDWLDGYIARKYELVTNMGKFLDPLADKLLVSAAFIILVELGTAPAWIIIIIISREFAVTGLRLLLAGGGEVVAANQLGKIKTVAQILAIISLLLNNIFFESIGVPFGMIMLYVALVFTIWSGFDYFYKNRRILLDSM; encoded by the coding sequence ATGAATTTGCCAAATAAGATTACGGTTTCACGCGTTTTACTCATTCCAGTGTTTATGGTTTTCATGCTCGTTGATTTTGGCTTAGGTCATGTGGTAATCGCGGGGACAACGATACAAACAGGCCATTTCATTGGCGGACTTATTTTTATTATTGCTTCCATTACGGATTGGCTCGATGGCTATATTGCGAGGAAATATGAGCTTGTGACCAATATGGGGAAATTTTTAGATCCGCTTGCTGATAAGTTACTCGTTTCTGCGGCTTTCATCATTCTTGTTGAATTGGGGACGGCACCAGCGTGGATTATTATTATTATTATTAGCCGTGAGTTTGCGGTGACAGGTTTACGATTGCTATTGGCAGGCGGTGGGGAAGTTGTAGCAGCCAACCAGTTAGGGAAAATTAAAACCGTTGCGCAAATACTGGCGATTATCTCACTGTTGTTAAATAACATCTTCTTTGAATCCATTGGCGTACCATTCGGTATGATCATGTTGTATGTGGCATTGGTCTTTACGATTTGGTCTGGTTTTGATTATTTTTACAAAAATAGACGTATACTGTTGGATTCCATGTAA
- the recA gene encoding recombinase RecA: protein MSDRKAALDMALKQIEKQFGKGSVMKLGEKTDREIETSSTGSLALDAALGVGGYPRGRIIEIYGPESSGKTTVALHAIAEVQASGGQAAFIDAEHALDPVYAQKLGVNIDELLLSQPDTGEQALEIAEALVRSGAVDILVIDSVAALVPKAEIEGEMGDSHVGLQARLMSQALRKLSGAINKSNTLAVFINQIREKVGVMFGNPEVTPGGRALKFYSSVRLDVRRGEAIKQGNDIVGNKTRIRVVKNKVAPPFRTAEVDIMYGEGISREGEIVDLGVEVEVVQKSGSWYSYEGERLGQGRENSKQFLKENPAIRLEIANKIRDSYGLASANYVIAGHDTDDEEEELELLLDEKE from the coding sequence TTGAGCGATCGTAAAGCGGCATTAGATATGGCTTTAAAACAAATTGAAAAGCAATTCGGTAAAGGGTCTGTTATGAAACTAGGGGAAAAAACGGACAGGGAAATTGAAACCTCATCAACAGGGTCATTAGCACTTGATGCTGCACTTGGAGTAGGCGGCTATCCACGTGGACGCATTATCGAAATTTATGGACCTGAAAGCTCAGGTAAAACGACAGTTGCTCTTCATGCCATTGCGGAAGTTCAAGCATCTGGTGGGCAAGCTGCATTTATCGATGCTGAGCATGCGCTCGATCCGGTTTATGCACAAAAACTTGGTGTTAATATTGATGAGTTATTGCTGTCTCAACCAGATACAGGGGAGCAAGCACTGGAAATTGCTGAAGCGCTTGTACGCAGTGGGGCTGTTGACATTCTTGTCATTGACTCCGTTGCTGCACTTGTACCAAAAGCGGAAATTGAAGGGGAGATGGGTGATTCACACGTTGGGTTGCAAGCTCGTCTAATGTCACAAGCATTGCGTAAACTTTCAGGTGCTATCAATAAATCCAACACACTTGCAGTCTTCATTAACCAAATCCGTGAAAAAGTTGGCGTTATGTTTGGAAACCCTGAAGTAACACCGGGTGGTCGCGCGTTGAAATTCTATTCTTCTGTACGACTAGATGTACGACGTGGTGAAGCGATTAAACAAGGCAATGATATTGTTGGGAACAAAACGCGTATTCGTGTTGTGAAAAATAAGGTTGCGCCACCATTCCGTACGGCGGAAGTAGATATTATGTACGGAGAAGGAATTTCTCGTGAAGGTGAAATTGTCGACCTTGGCGTAGAAGTAGAAGTCGTGCAAAAAAGTGGTTCTTGGTATTCCTATGAGGGTGAACGACTTGGACAAGGACGTGAGAATTCTAAGCAATTCTTGAAAGAGAATCCGGCGATCCGTTTAGAAATCGCTAATAAAATTCGTGATTCATATGGCTTGGCAA
- a CDS encoding RodZ domain-containing protein, translated as MTGLGDRLKQARTAKGFTLDDLQSITKIQKRYLSGIEKEDYSMMPGSFYVRAFIKQYAEAVGVEPDEMLALYKDTSSAEKLEEDKVQPASPQMTRKRGLKSSNKLNEVMPKIIVALFIIVIIVVVWVLVQSTSSKKPVTDNIGTEKPITMDKQPVEPSTKPSEDAKESDADKEQGAATDDDNKDEPDAESEPDKVEQTLAHQSMNGETSTYTLTGAETIQLEIRTSADSWIGVTDSARVERMSGGARVMTAGEKVELDVSDTESVRIRVGRTASTEIYVNGELLKYATDRITQNIVIEYQKEQ; from the coding sequence GTGACCGGATTAGGTGATCGTCTCAAGCAGGCGAGAACAGCTAAAGGATTCACATTGGATGATTTACAGTCGATAACAAAGATACAAAAACGGTACCTTTCCGGTATTGAAAAAGAAGATTATAGTATGATGCCAGGTTCGTTCTATGTCCGTGCATTTATCAAGCAATATGCAGAGGCAGTAGGAGTCGAACCGGATGAGATGTTGGCGTTGTATAAAGATACGTCTTCGGCGGAAAAACTGGAAGAGGACAAGGTGCAGCCTGCTTCGCCGCAAATGACACGGAAAAGAGGCTTGAAAAGTAGTAACAAGTTAAATGAAGTGATGCCCAAGATCATTGTGGCACTATTTATCATCGTCATTATTGTCGTTGTCTGGGTACTTGTACAGTCAACGTCGTCTAAAAAGCCCGTTACAGATAATATCGGGACAGAAAAACCCATTACGATGGACAAGCAGCCTGTAGAACCGTCTACTAAGCCGAGTGAAGATGCAAAAGAATCGGATGCGGATAAAGAGCAAGGTGCTGCGACAGACGATGACAACAAAGACGAGCCAGATGCAGAATCTGAGCCAGATAAAGTGGAACAGACGTTAGCTCATCAAAGTATGAACGGTGAAACGTCAACGTATACACTAACAGGTGCCGAAACGATTCAATTGGAAATTCGTACGTCTGCTGATTCATGGATTGGCGTAACGGACAGTGCAAGAGTGGAACGCATGTCGGGCGGTGCTCGTGTGATGACAGCAGGTGAGAAAGTCGAACTGGATGTTTCGGATACGGAGTCTGTTCGAATTCGCGTAGGGCGTACTGCGTCTACTGAGATTTACGTAAATGGCGAGTTGCTGAAATATGCGACAGATCGCATTACACAAAATATTGTTATTGAATACCAAAAAGAGCAATAG